The Saccharomycodes ludwigii strain NBRC 1722 chromosome II, whole genome shotgun sequence genome window below encodes:
- the DGA1 gene encoding diacylglycerol O-acyltransferase (similar to Saccharomyces cerevisiae YOR245C | DGA1 | DiacylGlycerol Acyltransferase): MTQSKKNTKKKDRIFCSINTPFSRRLETAAVTWQVSCIFIFAIFSLFVLANPLLLFTIFFPYLIYYVFDRTPVNGGVVRRYSKFFRSLKIWKYYCNYFPIKLYKTCDLKPTFTPQNELVGPKYIFGYHPHGICALGSFGAISTEGVNWSLKFPGIPTCLMTLVNVFNIPFYRDYLLGLGVTAVSRQNAIKVLKQNYSICIVIGGAQESLHAKVHKAELILDKRKGFVKLALEVGNVGLVPIFAFGENEIYNVLSTENKSLTRRFQLWMKNRWGFTIPLFYARGIFNYDWGFIPFRHPINLVFGNPIMVPKLENFSEKDVDNYHGLYVKELSRIFNEYKAKFGYNDVELELVA, encoded by the coding sequence ATGACACAGTCAAAGAAAAacactaaaaaaaaggataggATATTCTGTTCAATAAATACACCGTTCAGTAGAAGATTGGAAACTGCAGCTGTAACATGGCAAGTTAGttgtattttcatttttgcCATTTTTTCACTATTCGTACTAGCAAATccacttttattattcactatattttttccataTTTAATATACTATGTATTTGATAGAACCCCAGTAAACGGCGGCGTTGTTAGAAGgtattcaaaatttttcaggagtttgaaaatatggaaatattattgtaacTACTTTCCaattaaattatacaaaacTTGTGACCTGAAACCTACATTTACCCCCCAAAACGAACTTGTTGGACCTAAATATATCTTTGGCTATCATCCCCACGGGATATGTGCATTGGGTTCATTCGGCGCTATTTCCACAGAGGGAGTCAATTGGAGTCTAAAATTCCCTGGAATACCTACTTGTTTAATGACTCTAGTTAATGTGTTTAACATCCCATTTTATAGAGATTATTTACTGGGCTTGGGTGTGACTGCGGTATCAAGGCAAAATGCGATTAAAGTGCtgaaacaaaattattctATTTGCATTGTTATTGGTGGTGCACAAGAGTCTTTGCATGCTAAAGTTCATAAGGCTGAATTAATATTAGACAAGAGAAAAGGATTTGTTAAGTTAGCATTAGAGGTTGGTAACGTAGGTTTAGTTCCAATTTTTGCATTTGgagaaaatgaaatatataatgtACTCAGTACCGAGAATAAATCTTTGACTAGAAGATTCCAATTATGGATGAAAAATAGATGGGGGTTTACCATACCGCTTTTTTATGCGAGAGGGATATTTAATTATGACTGGGGATTTATACCCTTTAGACACCCCATAAATTTAGTTTTTGGTAATCCAATAATGGTACCCAAACTAGAAAACTTTTCCGAAAAAGACGTTGATAATTATCATGGACTTTATGTTAAAGAGTTAAGTAGAATTTTCAATGAATATAAAGCTAAATTTGGATATAATGATGTAGAGTTGGAATTAGTAGCATAA